A genome region from Thioalbus denitrificans includes the following:
- the ispF gene encoding 2-C-methyl-D-erythritol 2,4-cyclodiphosphate synthase, with translation MRIGQGFDAHRFAPGRRLILGGVEIPHGEGMLAHSDGDVAIHALCDALLGAAALGDIGRHFPDSSAEYKDADSRVLLRRVVALLADRGFRVGNADITLIAQRPKLAPFIDTMRERLAADLGVAAGRVGVKATTTEQMGFTGRGEGIAALAVVLLDEPAPAAR, from the coding sequence ATGAGAATCGGACAGGGTTTCGACGCCCACCGCTTCGCCCCCGGGCGACGGCTGATCCTCGGCGGGGTCGAGATCCCACACGGGGAGGGCATGCTGGCCCACTCCGACGGCGATGTGGCGATCCATGCGCTGTGCGACGCGCTGCTCGGCGCCGCGGCGCTGGGAGACATCGGCCGGCACTTTCCCGACAGCAGCGCCGAGTACAAGGACGCCGACAGCCGCGTGCTGCTGCGGCGGGTCGTCGCCCTGCTGGCTGATCGGGGCTTCCGGGTCGGCAACGCCGACATCACCCTCATCGCCCAGCGCCCGAAGCTGGCCCCCTTCATCGACACGATGCGCGAGCGCCTCGCGGCCGATCTCGGGGTGGCCGCCGGGCGGGTGGGCGTAAAGGCCACCACCACCGAGCAGATGGGCTTCACCGGGCGCGGCGAGGGCATCGCGGCGCTGGCCGTGGTGCTGCTGGACGAGCCGGCTCCCGCGGCCCGATGA
- the ftsB gene encoding cell division protein FtsB translates to MKWVIVVLVLVLVSLQARLWFGEGSLAEVWRLRQSVKLQEQTNAEQRERNQVLEAEVRDLKQGLEAIEERARSELGMIREGETFFLLVE, encoded by the coding sequence ATTAAATGGGTCATCGTGGTGCTGGTGCTGGTGCTGGTATCGCTCCAGGCCCGGCTCTGGTTCGGCGAGGGCAGCCTCGCCGAGGTCTGGCGCCTGCGGCAGTCGGTGAAGCTGCAGGAGCAGACCAACGCCGAGCAGCGCGAACGCAACCAGGTCCTGGAGGCGGAGGTCCGCGATCTCAAGCAGGGGCTGGAGGCCATCGAGGAGCGCGCCCGCAGCGAGCTGGGGATGATCCGGGAAGGCGAGACCTTCTTCCTCCTGGTGGAGTGA
- the ispD gene encoding 2-C-methyl-D-erythritol 4-phosphate cytidylyltransferase, whose translation MTAEDDRVWAVVPAAGAGTRMGTEVPKQYLPLLGRPLIEHTLERLLSHPRIAGVVVAVAAGDERWRALGLAGRPGVTTVTGGAERCHSVLNALAWLLGQGHGGAWVLVHDAARPCLSHGEIDRLLEALAEDPVGGLLGLPVRDTMKRAGAQDRVAGTVPREGLWHALTPQMFRTGALHGALGAALDRGELVTDESSAMELAGHAPRLVPGRPENIKVTRPEDLALAELYLRQQGGSTG comes from the coding sequence ATGACGGCTGAGGATGACCGGGTCTGGGCGGTGGTGCCGGCCGCGGGGGCGGGGACGCGCATGGGCACGGAGGTGCCCAAGCAGTACCTGCCGCTGCTCGGCCGTCCGCTCATCGAGCACACCCTGGAGCGGCTGCTCAGCCATCCGCGCATCGCCGGCGTGGTGGTGGCGGTGGCGGCCGGGGACGAGCGCTGGCGGGCCCTGGGCCTGGCCGGGCGGCCCGGCGTCACCACCGTCACCGGCGGCGCGGAGCGCTGTCACTCGGTCCTCAACGCCCTGGCCTGGCTGCTCGGGCAGGGGCACGGCGGGGCCTGGGTCCTGGTGCACGACGCCGCGCGCCCCTGCCTCTCCCACGGCGAGATCGACCGCCTGCTCGAGGCCCTGGCGGAGGATCCCGTCGGCGGTCTGCTCGGTCTGCCGGTGCGGGACACCATGAAACGGGCCGGGGCGCAGGACCGGGTGGCGGGCACCGTGCCGCGGGAGGGGCTGTGGCACGCGCTGACGCCGCAGATGTTCCGCACCGGCGCGCTGCACGGCGCCCTCGGCGCCGCCCTGGACCGGGGCGAGCTGGTGACCGACGAATCCTCCGCCATGGAACTGGCCGGCCACGCCCCGCGGCTGGTGCCCGGCCGGCCCGAGAACATCAAGGTCACGCGCCCCGAGGACCTGGCGCTGGCCGAGCTCTACCTCCGGCAACAGGGCGGATCGACAGGATGA